The following proteins come from a genomic window of Leopardus geoffroyi isolate Oge1 chromosome A3, O.geoffroyi_Oge1_pat1.0, whole genome shotgun sequence:
- the DOK1 gene encoding docking protein 1 isoform X1: MDGAVMEGPLFLQSQRFGTKRWRKTWAVLYPASPHGVARLEFFDHKGSGAGGGRGGSRRLDCKVIRLAECVSVAPVAVESPPEPGASAFRLDTAQRSHLLAADAPSSAAWVQTLCRNAFPKGSWALAPAENPPKLSALEMLENSLYSPTWEGSQFWVTVQRTEAAERCGLHGSYVLRVEAEKLTLLTIGAQGQILEPLLSWPYTLLRRYGRDKVMFSFEAGRRCPSGPGTFTFQTAQGNDIFQAVETAIHRQKVQGKDGQGQDSLRADSHEGEAAEGKLVSLPGAQELPGTPPALYAEPLDSLRIPSGPSQDSLYSDPLDSTPARAGEAAQLKKPLYWDLYQHVQQQLLKAKLTDPKEDPIYDEPEGLAPAALRGLYDLPQEPKDAWWCQARVKEEGYELPYNPATDDYEVPPPPRSTKPLLAPKPRGRPFPEPGVAAGGGGGGGGGGRGHSSDTVLYSQVQKSGGAPGSWDCGLSRAGAEGTKAKAESST; this comes from the exons ATGGACGGGGCTGTGATGGAAGGGCCGCTCTTTTTGCAAAGTCAGCGTTTCGGTACCAAG agATGGAGGAAGACCTGGGCCGTGCTCTATCCTGCCAGTCCCCACGGCGTAGCGCGGCTCGAGTTCTTTGACCACAAGGGGTCGGGCGCTGGAGGGGGCCGAGGGGGCTCGCGCCGCCTGGACTGCAAGGTGATCCGTCTGGCAGAGTGTGTGAGCGTGGCCCCCGTGGCTGTGGAGAGCCCCCCTGAGCCCGGCGCTTCAGCTTTCCGCCTGGACACTGCGCAGCGCTCCCACCTGCTGGCGGCCGACGCGCCGTCCAGCGCCGCCTGGGTGCAAACGCTGTGCCGAAACGCCTTTCCG AAAGGCAGTTGGGCTCTGGCGCCCGCTGAGAACCCACCCAAGCTTTCTGCCTTGGAGATGCTGGAGAACTCGCTGTATAGCCCCACCTGGGAAG GATCCCAGTTCTGGGTAACCGTACAGAGGACTGAAGCCGCTGAGCGCTGTGGCCTGCATGGCTCCTATGTGCTGAGGGTGGAGGCTGAGAAGCTGACTCTCCTGACCATAGGGGCCCAGGGTCAGATACTGGAGCCACTCCTTTCCTGGCCTTATACTCTGTTGCGCCGCTATGGCCGGGACAAG gtcatgttctctttTGAGGCTGGCCGCCGCTGCCCTTCAGGCCCTGGAACCTTCACcttccagacagcacagggaaatGATATCTTTCAGGCTGTTGAAACTGCTATTCACCGGCAGAAGGTCCAGGGAAAGGATGGTCAAGGGCAGGACAGTCTCAGAGCCGATTCCCATgaaggagaagcagcagaagGGAAGTTGGTGTCCCTCCCTGGCGCTCAGGAACTCCCGGGCACTCCTCCGGCCCTGTATGCTGAACCCTTAGACTCACTGCGCATTCCTTCAGGCCCTTCCCAGGATTCCCTATACTCAGACCCCCTGGACAGCACCCCTGCTCGGGCAGGGGAGGCGGCACAGTTAAAGAAACCTCTTTACTGGGACTTGTACCAGCATGTGCAGCAGCAGTTGCTGAAGGCCAAGCTGACGGACCCCAAAGAGGACCCCATCTATGATGAACCTGAGGGCCTGGCCCCAGCTGCTCTCCGGGGCCTTTATGATTTGCCTCAGGAGCCCAAGGATGCATGGTGGTGCCAGGCTCGAGTGAAGGAGGAGGGCTACGAGCTCCCCTATAACCCTGCCACTGATGACTATGAAGTGCCACCGCCTCCTCGGAGCACAAAGCCCCTCCTGGCTCCCAAGCCCCGGGGCCGGCCCTTCCCTGAGCCTGGAGTTGCAGctggtggcggtggcggtggtggtggcggtggcagAGGCCACAGTTCAGACACTGTCCTGTACAGCCAGGTCCAAAAGAGCGGTGGTGCCCCGGGGAGCTGGGACTGTGGGCTGTCCAGGGCAGGGGCTGAAGGGACCAAGGCCAAGGCAGAGAGCTCCACATGA
- the DOK1 gene encoding docking protein 1 isoform X3: MDGAVMEGPLFLQSQRFGTKRWRKTWAVLYPASPHGVARLEFFDHKGSGAGGGRGGSRRLDCKVIRLAECVSVAPVAVESPPEPGASAFRLDTAQRSHLLAADAPSSAAWVQTLCRNAFPKGSWALAPAENPPKLSALEMLENSLYSPTWEGHVLF, from the exons ATGGACGGGGCTGTGATGGAAGGGCCGCTCTTTTTGCAAAGTCAGCGTTTCGGTACCAAG agATGGAGGAAGACCTGGGCCGTGCTCTATCCTGCCAGTCCCCACGGCGTAGCGCGGCTCGAGTTCTTTGACCACAAGGGGTCGGGCGCTGGAGGGGGCCGAGGGGGCTCGCGCCGCCTGGACTGCAAGGTGATCCGTCTGGCAGAGTGTGTGAGCGTGGCCCCCGTGGCTGTGGAGAGCCCCCCTGAGCCCGGCGCTTCAGCTTTCCGCCTGGACACTGCGCAGCGCTCCCACCTGCTGGCGGCCGACGCGCCGTCCAGCGCCGCCTGGGTGCAAACGCTGTGCCGAAACGCCTTTCCG AAAGGCAGTTGGGCTCTGGCGCCCGCTGAGAACCCACCCAAGCTTTCTGCCTTGGAGATGCTGGAGAACTCGCTGTATAGCCCCACCTGGGAAG gtcatgttctctttTGA
- the DOK1 gene encoding docking protein 1 isoform X2, protein MFSFEAGRRCPSGPGTFTFQTAQGNDIFQAVETAIHRQKVQGKDGQGQDSLRADSHEGEAAEGKLVSLPGAQELPGTPPALYAEPLDSLRIPSGPSQDSLYSDPLDSTPARAGEAAQLKKPLYWDLYQHVQQQLLKAKLTDPKEDPIYDEPEGLAPAALRGLYDLPQEPKDAWWCQARVKEEGYELPYNPATDDYEVPPPPRSTKPLLAPKPRGRPFPEPGVAAGGGGGGGGGGRGHSSDTVLYSQVQKSGGAPGSWDCGLSRAGAEGTKAKAESST, encoded by the coding sequence atgttctctttTGAGGCTGGCCGCCGCTGCCCTTCAGGCCCTGGAACCTTCACcttccagacagcacagggaaatGATATCTTTCAGGCTGTTGAAACTGCTATTCACCGGCAGAAGGTCCAGGGAAAGGATGGTCAAGGGCAGGACAGTCTCAGAGCCGATTCCCATgaaggagaagcagcagaagGGAAGTTGGTGTCCCTCCCTGGCGCTCAGGAACTCCCGGGCACTCCTCCGGCCCTGTATGCTGAACCCTTAGACTCACTGCGCATTCCTTCAGGCCCTTCCCAGGATTCCCTATACTCAGACCCCCTGGACAGCACCCCTGCTCGGGCAGGGGAGGCGGCACAGTTAAAGAAACCTCTTTACTGGGACTTGTACCAGCATGTGCAGCAGCAGTTGCTGAAGGCCAAGCTGACGGACCCCAAAGAGGACCCCATCTATGATGAACCTGAGGGCCTGGCCCCAGCTGCTCTCCGGGGCCTTTATGATTTGCCTCAGGAGCCCAAGGATGCATGGTGGTGCCAGGCTCGAGTGAAGGAGGAGGGCTACGAGCTCCCCTATAACCCTGCCACTGATGACTATGAAGTGCCACCGCCTCCTCGGAGCACAAAGCCCCTCCTGGCTCCCAAGCCCCGGGGCCGGCCCTTCCCTGAGCCTGGAGTTGCAGctggtggcggtggcggtggtggtggcggtggcagAGGCCACAGTTCAGACACTGTCCTGTACAGCCAGGTCCAAAAGAGCGGTGGTGCCCCGGGGAGCTGGGACTGTGGGCTGTCCAGGGCAGGGGCTGAAGGGACCAAGGCCAAGGCAGAGAGCTCCACATGA